In one window of Methanococcoides methylutens DNA:
- a CDS encoding chemotaxis protein CheW: protein MQTDMDAYKDDFLQEVNEYLEIFNQSFVDLENGDNDALDEIFRVAHTIKGMAGFLGYASLEKLCHSMEEVLSGIKCGDIVIDSDLIDIMLSTVDRINEMVEKIESEGNDEIKIDNLLNAFDMYKSQKDEEVEDRIPEESTSAIIDTQEAEDVEFTHREEDVSAVTGSLETEDLNSENEDGEPNLILNVKIAPDSDIKELKAILVIESLKEAGHVIRTEPTEEEIDSTFKGSLKAFIKGDAGKVEDVMNKISEIDNFEVISCDQEEHNESVDSSLKKDVSSVVRSLETEDMKSKNEGAEHNLILNVKLAPDSDIKELKAILVIESLKEAGHVIRTEPTEEEIDSTFKGSLIAFIKGDAGKVEDVMNKISEIDNFEVISCDQEENEENVDSCPLEEAVSETSGSLETEDLNCEKGDGGHNLILNVKLAPDSDIKELKAILVIESLKEAGYVIRTEPTEEEIDSTFKGSLKAFIKGDAGKVEDVMNKISEIDNFEIISCEQEEVTEEIQLPNQDEMENIAQEDIPNNEGSKGEQEIIESTIQTNESMMFTFKEILSNENCSLQEKLRKLINTLFGNNYSGAISAKEIIQDEEASLMFEESILEDESSLISEEIIQEDESPLMSEEIILEDEVSLISEESIQKDEVSLISEESIQKDEVSLVSEESIQKDEVSLMSEESIQKDEVSLVSEESIQKDEVSLMSEESIQEDESPLMVEEDIQKEVVNIRNIGSNQDNCTAKQDTTKKGSVGNKRQDTIRVRVSNIDSIMNLVGELVINKGCLLQISQEHRIPELEEATAILDKSITSLQDEVMMMRMVKIEKVFKKFPRMVRDLSRKFEKDIGFEIEGQETELDRTILDEISDPLVHLVRNCVDHGIETPEERAKAGKSQTGHIKLSAKREKSNVIIEIEDDGKGLDLKKIKNKALEKGIISSTDLDKLSEDEIRMLIFTSGLSTKDSATEISGRGVGMDAVKTTVEKLGGKIKIYSQNGKGTKMRINLPPTVAIIKSLVVESGNETYAIPISNVVEALDVNKDNFKLIRDQPLLYVREKLLPAIRLKEFFDIGEYGKQLEKEVGIIVERESEEVALLVDSIIDQQEIVIKPLGSVLSKVKGFIGVTILGDGRVIPILDVSALVGGDIDA, encoded by the coding sequence ATGCAAACTGATATGGACGCTTACAAGGATGATTTCCTTCAGGAAGTAAATGAGTATCTTGAGATATTCAATCAGTCTTTTGTAGATCTGGAAAATGGTGATAATGACGCTTTGGATGAAATATTCAGAGTAGCACACACAATTAAAGGAATGGCAGGATTCCTTGGATATGCATCACTTGAAAAACTCTGTCACAGCATGGAAGAAGTTTTAAGTGGCATAAAATGTGGCGATATCGTAATTGATAGCGACCTTATAGACATAATGCTTTCAACTGTAGATCGAATAAATGAAATGGTGGAGAAAATAGAAAGCGAAGGCAACGATGAGATTAAAATCGACAACCTTCTAAATGCTTTCGACATGTATAAATCTCAAAAAGATGAAGAAGTTGAAGATCGCATCCCTGAAGAAAGCACCTCTGCAATAATAGATACGCAGGAAGCCGAAGATGTGGAATTTACTCATCGGGAAGAAGATGTCTCTGCCGTAACAGGATCTCTGGAAACAGAAGATCTAAATTCTGAAAATGAGGACGGAGAACCTAATCTCATACTCAATGTAAAAATAGCTCCTGATTCTGATATAAAGGAATTGAAAGCTATATTGGTTATTGAATCTCTGAAAGAAGCAGGACATGTTATAAGAACAGAACCTACAGAAGAAGAGATCGATAGCACTTTTAAGGGTTCACTTAAAGCCTTCATCAAGGGGGATGCGGGCAAAGTGGAAGATGTAATGAACAAAATTTCTGAAATTGATAATTTTGAAGTTATCTCCTGTGATCAAGAAGAACATAACGAATCTGTGGATTCTTCTTTGAAAAAAGATGTCTCTTCTGTGGTAAGATCTCTGGAAACAGAAGATATGAAATCTAAAAATGAGGGCGCAGAACATAATCTCATACTCAATGTAAAACTAGCTCCTGATTCTGATATAAAGGAATTGAAAGCAATATTGGTTATTGAATCTCTGAAAGAAGCAGGGCATGTTATAAGAACAGAACCTACAGAAGAAGAGATCGATAGCACTTTTAAGGGTTCACTTATAGCCTTCATCAAGGGGGATGCGGGTAAAGTGGAAGATGTAATGAACAAAATTTCTGAAATTGATAATTTTGAAGTCATCTCCTGTGATCAAGAAGAAAATGAGGAAAATGTGGATTCTTGTCCTCTGGAAGAAGCTGTCTCCGAAACATCAGGGTCTTTGGAAACAGAAGATCTGAATTGTGAAAAGGGGGATGGGGGGCATAATCTCATACTCAATGTAAAACTAGCTCCTGATTCTGATATAAAGGAATTGAAAGCGATACTTGTTATTGAATCTTTGAAAGAAGCGGGGTATGTTATAAGAACAGAACCTACGGAAGAAGAGATCGATAGCACTTTTAAGGGTTCACTTAAAGCCTTCATCAAGGGGGATGCGGGTAAAGTGGAAGATGTAATGAACAAAATTTCTGAAATTGATAATTTTGAAATTATCTCCTGTGAACAAGAAGAAGTCACTGAGGAAATTCAACTCCCAAATCAGGATGAAATGGAAAATATTGCTCAGGAGGATATTCCCAATAATGAAGGAAGTAAAGGGGAGCAAGAAATAATCGAATCTACTATTCAAACAAATGAAAGTATGATGTTTACATTTAAGGAAATTCTCAGTAATGAAAATTGTTCTCTTCAGGAAAAGTTAAGGAAATTGATAAACACACTTTTCGGGAATAACTATTCCGGTGCAATATCGGCAAAGGAAATCATTCAGGATGAAGAAGCTTCGTTAATGTTTGAAGAAAGTATTCTGGAAGATGAATCCTCGTTAATATCTGAAGAAATTATTCAGGAAGATGAATCTCCGTTAATGTCTGAAGAAATTATTCTGGAAGATGAAGTTTCGTTAATTTCTGAAGAAAGTATTCAGAAAGATGAAGTTTCGTTAATTTCTGAAGAAAGTATTCAGAAAGATGAAGTTTCGTTAGTGTCTGAAGAAAGTATTCAGAAAGATGAAGTTTCGTTAATGTCTGAAGAAAGTATTCAGAAAGATGAAGTTTCGTTAGTGTCTGAAGAAAGTATTCAGAAAGATGAAGTTTCGTTAATGTCTGAAGAAAGTATTCAGGAAGATGAATCTCCGTTAATGGTGGAAGAAGATATCCAGAAAGAAGTAGTTAACATCAGAAATATTGGATCAAATCAAGATAATTGCACTGCCAAGCAGGATACTACTAAAAAAGGATCAGTGGGGAACAAAAGGCAGGATACAATACGTGTTCGAGTTTCCAATATTGATAGCATAATGAACCTTGTTGGAGAACTTGTAATTAACAAAGGTTGCCTTCTTCAAATTTCCCAGGAGCATAGGATACCCGAACTGGAAGAGGCTACTGCAATTTTGGACAAATCCATCACAAGTTTACAAGATGAAGTTATGATGATGAGAATGGTCAAAATCGAAAAGGTATTCAAAAAATTCCCAAGAATGGTGAGGGACCTAAGTAGAAAGTTTGAAAAAGACATAGGTTTTGAAATCGAGGGTCAGGAAACTGAACTCGATAGGACTATTCTTGACGAAATTAGTGATCCTTTGGTTCATCTTGTAAGGAATTGTGTCGATCATGGAATCGAAACTCCGGAAGAAAGAGCAAAAGCCGGTAAAAGTCAAACAGGACATATAAAACTTTCAGCAAAAAGGGAGAAGAGCAACGTCATAATTGAAATTGAAGATGACGGGAAAGGTCTGGATTTGAAAAAGATCAAGAATAAGGCTTTAGAAAAGGGGATCATTTCATCGACTGATTTGGATAAACTTAGTGAAGATGAAATTAGGATGCTTATTTTTACTTCAGGACTATCTACAAAAGACAGTGCGACCGAGATCTCAGGACGAGGGGTCGGAATGGATGCCGTGAAGACAACTGTCGAGAAACTGGGTGGTAAAATAAAAATATACTCCCAGAACGGGAAAGGTACCAAGATGAGGATCAACCTCCCTCCCACAGTTGCAATTATAAAGTCACTTGTTGTTGAATCCGGGAATGAGACTTATGCAATTCCAATTTCCAATGTTGTTGAAGCACTCGATGTTAACAAAGATAATTTCAAACTTATACGTGATCAGCCACTGCTTTATGTAAGAGAAAAGCTGCTGCCTGCAATAAGATTAAAAGAATTTTTTGATATTGGGGAGTATGGCAAACAATTGGAAAAAGAAGTTGGTATTATTGTAGAGAGGGAAAGTGAAGAAGTTGCGTTACTTGTTGATTCAATAATTGATCAACAAGAAATAGTGATAAAACCACTGGGCAGTGTTTTGTCAAAAGTTAAAGGATTTATTGGAGTTACAATTCTGGGGGATGGAAGGGTCATACCGATCCTGGATGTATCAGCACTAGTAGGAGGAGATATAGATGCTTGA
- a CDS encoding protein-glutamate methylesterase/protein-glutamine glutaminase, with amino-acid sequence MIKTLVVDDSALMRRAARDMLESAGDIEVIGIAKNGKEAVEKANKLKPEVIVMDVNMPVMDGLAAVEAIMDTTPIPIIMFSSLTKKGSREALEALRLGAIDFITKPSGLQEIAKSESELITKVRSIHNSNPNIIRLLNLKKFKGEVINGNWNCPEMQNMGVLIGSSTGGPSSLEQIIPRLPGNLPASVFVVQHMPEGNFCSQLAARLNTLSELEVKEAENNEKVKNGVAYIAPGGYHMQIRKALNVTRIKIIKGEPMHAVMPSVDVTVESFVNVYGKNSIATILTGMGVDGASGFKKIKESNGSTIACSEDTCVIFGMPKAAIEAGAIDVVKPIFEIPEEIIRMLEVKCNAN; translated from the coding sequence ATGATCAAAACCCTTGTTGTTGATGATTCTGCCTTAATGAGAAGGGCAGCAAGAGACATGCTTGAGAGTGCTGGCGATATAGAAGTCATCGGGATTGCAAAAAATGGCAAAGAAGCTGTAGAAAAAGCGAATAAGCTAAAGCCGGAAGTTATAGTAATGGATGTTAATATGCCTGTCATGGATGGGCTGGCAGCCGTTGAAGCTATAATGGATACAACTCCGATACCTATTATAATGTTTAGCTCTCTCACCAAAAAGGGTTCTAGAGAAGCTCTGGAAGCTTTGAGACTTGGTGCGATCGATTTTATAACAAAACCCAGTGGCTTACAAGAAATAGCTAAGAGCGAAAGCGAGCTAATAACGAAAGTTCGTAGCATCCACAATTCAAATCCAAACATTATAAGACTACTCAACCTGAAAAAGTTCAAAGGTGAGGTAATAAATGGAAACTGGAATTGTCCGGAGATGCAAAATATGGGAGTACTTATTGGTTCATCAACAGGTGGCCCTTCTTCTCTTGAGCAAATAATTCCAAGATTGCCAGGCAACCTGCCAGCATCGGTTTTTGTAGTCCAGCATATGCCAGAAGGCAATTTTTGTAGCCAGTTAGCTGCGAGATTGAATACCTTATCAGAACTTGAAGTAAAAGAAGCTGAAAATAATGAGAAAGTAAAAAATGGAGTTGCTTACATCGCCCCTGGTGGCTATCATATGCAAATTCGAAAAGCCTTGAATGTAACCAGGATAAAGATCATAAAAGGTGAACCGATGCACGCTGTAATGCCTTCTGTCGATGTGACTGTTGAAAGCTTTGTAAATGTATATGGGAAAAATTCAATCGCCACAATACTTACGGGAATGGGGGTCGATGGAGCATCCGGATTCAAAAAAATAAAAGAATCAAATGGATCTACCATAGCATGCAGTGAAGATACCTGTGTTATTTTTGGGATGCCAAAAGCTGCAATCGAAGCCGGAGCAATTGACGTTGTAAAACCTATTTTTGAGATACCTGAAGAAATTATTAGGATGTTAGAGGTGAAATGCAATGCAAACTGA
- a CDS encoding response regulator, whose amino-acid sequence MPKVLIVDDTAFMRKLLKNILFGAGFDIAGEAENGNQAVEMYKELNPDVVTMDIVMPDMNGIDALKQIKSFDKGAKVVMCTAIGQEKIVKTAIKLGAKGYIIKPFQAPKVLEEIKKVTGA is encoded by the coding sequence ATGCCAAAAGTATTAATTGTCGATGACACAGCATTTATGAGAAAGCTTTTGAAGAACATACTCTTTGGAGCAGGATTCGATATAGCCGGGGAAGCTGAAAATGGGAACCAGGCTGTAGAAATGTACAAGGAATTAAATCCGGATGTAGTAACAATGGATATAGTTATGCCGGATATGAATGGAATTGATGCTTTAAAACAGATAAAAAGCTTTGACAAAGGTGCAAAAGTTGTAATGTGTACCGCTATTGGTCAGGAAAAAATAGTAAAGACAGCCATCAAGCTTGGTGCAAAAGGATATATCATAAAGCCCTTCCAGGCACCAAAGGTCCTTGAAGAAATTAAAAAAGTTACTGGCGCATAA
- a CDS encoding CheF family chemotaxis protein — MNGKVHLQTPAKLYDGKWVDAELIVTEQILCIGNTKIQVNEIEDIGNVEVEGVEAIRIKNDGEIIIKPPENLMQQVFRFLAFNLKADRFAVYYLDSATVGGVVSSGTQWEKGYFSVTDEGFWFISPKKQQKMLFDSLGTVVKDVRNVGGKQRKVLVLSKVENGQVATSLLMCPETTLEMLENYLNRLIETHKPGIEFTDMEKQILTLVYSGLDFVSIENMIGISTDELNEYYDRLVDSGLAKVVKIRKEVELTPRGVTMVGDIPNL, encoded by the coding sequence ATGAATGGCAAAGTTCACCTCCAGACTCCTGCAAAATTGTATGATGGCAAATGGGTTGATGCGGAACTCATCGTTACCGAGCAAATCCTATGCATTGGGAATACCAAAATTCAGGTAAACGAAATTGAAGACATTGGTAATGTTGAAGTTGAGGGCGTAGAGGCAATTAGGATCAAGAATGATGGAGAGATTATCATCAAGCCCCCGGAGAATCTCATGCAACAGGTTTTCCGGTTTCTTGCATTTAATTTGAAAGCCGATAGATTTGCGGTCTATTACCTTGATTCAGCAACAGTTGGAGGTGTAGTTTCATCTGGAACTCAGTGGGAGAAAGGTTATTTTAGTGTGACTGATGAGGGATTCTGGTTCATCTCACCAAAAAAGCAGCAGAAGATGCTGTTTGATAGTCTGGGCACTGTGGTGAAAGATGTGAGAAATGTTGGGGGTAAACAGAGAAAAGTTCTTGTCCTGTCCAAAGTTGAGAATGGTCAGGTCGCTACAAGCTTACTAATGTGCCCTGAAACTACATTGGAGATGCTTGAAAATTATCTTAACCGCCTTATTGAAACACATAAACCCGGGATAGAATTTACAGATATGGAAAAACAGATTTTAACACTTGTATATTCTGGATTAGATTTTGTTTCAATAGAGAATATGATCGGAATTTCTACAGACGAACTTAATGAGTACTATGATAGGTTAGTTGATTCCGGTTTGGCAAAAGTTGTGAAAATAAGAAAAGAAGTTGAATTAACCCCTCGTGGGGTGACCATGGTTGGGGACATACCGAATTTATAA
- a CDS encoding chemotaxis protein CheW: protein MNPHNQMMDVDQTVQVIVFALGEERYGVDISQVKEIIRPTKITRIPNAPEFIEGVVNLRGQITTIINLRTRFGKETKETDSETRIIVVEYENAVIGMIVDTVNEVKYLSSKNIDELPSIITSRNDSKFLTGVGKLDDGLLTLMDLDKVFSEEEIEGMQR from the coding sequence ATGAATCCTCATAATCAAATGATGGATGTTGACCAGACCGTACAGGTTATTGTATTCGCTCTTGGAGAAGAACGATATGGTGTTGATATTTCTCAGGTAAAGGAAATAATCAGGCCAACCAAGATTACAAGAATTCCGAATGCACCCGAGTTCATAGAGGGGGTTGTAAATCTCAGGGGTCAGATTACGACTATAATAAATTTAAGAACTCGATTTGGCAAGGAGACAAAAGAAACGGACAGTGAAACTAGGATTATTGTAGTTGAATACGAAAACGCAGTCATAGGGATGATTGTGGATACAGTGAATGAAGTCAAGTACCTGTCGTCAAAGAATATAGATGAGTTACCAAGCATTATAACGTCAAGAAACGATTCAAAATTCCTGACTGGTGTGGGGAAACTCGATGATGGTCTTTTGACATTAATGGATCTGGATAAAGTGTTTAGTGAAGAGGAAATCGAAGGTATGCAAAGATGA
- a CDS encoding methyl-accepting chemotaxis protein, with product MGNKEPITENITIVGPDNKDAKQKEEEISWLIDNLPVTIFRCDIKASWDIYYISKNVYELTGYPKTDYLDKKLTWSDIVFPEDVPKIDEAIDIAMKNNKSYKVNYRIKNTRGESVYIREEGNLVNDDEGNAAYLDGVFLNITENVLAKAESQKTIVKSIPEPALALFVDPEGKVKHINDHFVKLSQFQSDEEIIGRPHSDIVAKTTLVGEDAETKFGTNQSIIEIALDTRKSVDSIETIVRLNGLDRELYTISSVSPIYDEEGNFEGILEVLTDLTDIKQKEKEVEELLDYTNKCLGDLGTGIKMVGEGDLDTKLEKVKDDDFGKTFDEFNNFVGNLRGIVQSTVGDMNATLDEVNQSREAVNQMNTGMEQISTAAEQIATGSENLSRHANTASLDAKASEQIFKELSEAATKSASFSAKAVEMSDGSQKLANSALEDLEVIMNEIEQLAGIVTSLDGAVDNIDKVTDKIKSIADQTNLLALNAAIEAARAGEHGRGFAVVADEVRKLAEESRSSTAEINGIVVNVQKETKKVTEAIERAKEQVISGNRDIGGALGKSGEITEMVDKINSMLGELNQKAEEGMEKIESINENIGEVASTAEENAANSEETSAAIEEQTAASEQVSGSIKNVTDLAQKTTDMLLKNFKFSEN from the coding sequence ATGGGAAATAAAGAGCCAATTACAGAAAACATCACAATTGTAGGGCCAGACAATAAAGACGCAAAACAAAAGGAAGAAGAGATTAGCTGGCTGATTGACAATCTTCCTGTTACTATTTTCAGATGTGACATAAAAGCATCATGGGACATATACTACATCAGCAAAAATGTATATGAGCTCACAGGTTACCCAAAGACAGATTATCTTGATAAAAAGTTGACATGGTCGGACATTGTTTTTCCCGAAGATGTGCCAAAAATTGATGAAGCTATCGACATAGCAATGAAAAATAACAAATCATACAAAGTTAACTACAGAATAAAAAATACAAGAGGAGAATCTGTTTACATCCGTGAAGAAGGTAATCTGGTAAACGATGACGAGGGAAATGCAGCTTATCTGGATGGTGTATTCCTGAACATTACAGAAAATGTCCTGGCAAAAGCAGAGTCCCAGAAAACAATTGTAAAAAGCATACCAGAACCTGCACTTGCACTTTTCGTAGATCCCGAAGGCAAGGTCAAGCACATAAATGATCATTTTGTCAAACTGAGCCAATTCCAATCTGATGAAGAAATCATAGGAAGGCCTCATTCTGATATTGTTGCAAAAACAACACTGGTTGGAGAGGATGCAGAAACTAAATTTGGAACCAACCAGTCGATTATTGAAATTGCACTGGATACTCGCAAAAGTGTGGATTCAATAGAAACAATCGTAAGGTTAAATGGGCTGGACCGTGAGCTCTACACAATAAGTTCTGTTTCACCTATATATGACGAGGAAGGTAATTTTGAAGGAATACTGGAAGTGCTTACAGACCTGACCGATATCAAGCAGAAAGAAAAAGAAGTCGAAGAATTGCTTGATTACACCAATAAATGTCTTGGAGACCTTGGAACTGGAATTAAAATGGTTGGCGAGGGTGATCTTGATACCAAGCTTGAGAAGGTCAAAGATGATGATTTCGGCAAGACCTTCGACGAATTCAATAACTTTGTAGGGAACCTAAGAGGAATTGTTCAGTCTACGGTGGGCGATATGAATGCTACGCTGGATGAGGTGAATCAGTCCCGTGAAGCTGTCAACCAGATGAATACGGGTATGGAGCAAATATCAACTGCTGCAGAACAGATTGCAACAGGATCTGAAAACCTTTCAAGACATGCTAATACTGCATCATTGGATGCAAAAGCTTCCGAACAGATATTCAAGGAACTGAGTGAAGCAGCTACAAAATCTGCAAGTTTCTCTGCTAAAGCAGTAGAAATGAGTGACGGAAGTCAAAAACTCGCAAACAGTGCACTGGAAGACCTCGAAGTAATCATGAATGAGATCGAGCAACTTGCTGGCATCGTTACATCTCTTGATGGTGCTGTTGATAATATCGATAAGGTTACTGACAAAATCAAATCCATTGCAGACCAGACAAATCTCCTGGCCCTGAATGCAGCAATAGAAGCGGCAAGAGCAGGGGAACACGGGAGAGGTTTTGCTGTTGTAGCAGATGAGGTAAGGAAACTTGCTGAAGAGTCAAGAAGCAGCACAGCCGAGATCAATGGAATTGTGGTCAATGTCCAGAAAGAGACAAAAAAGGTCACTGAAGCCATTGAAAGAGCCAAAGAACAAGTAATTAGTGGTAACAGAGATATTGGAGGGGCTCTGGGTAAGTCTGGCGAAATCACAGAGATGGTCGACAAGATCAATTCGATGCTTGGTGAACTGAATCAGAAAGCAGAAGAGGGCATGGAGAAGATCGAGAGTATCAATGAGAACATAGGGGAAGTTGCTTCAACTGCAGAAGAAAATGCTGCAAACAGCGAGGAAACTTCAGCAGCAATCGAAGAACAGACTGCAGCATCAGAACAGGTTAGTGGTTCCATAAAGAATGTTACTGATCTAGCTCAGAAGACAACGGATATGCTCTTGAAAAACTTCAAATTTTCTGAAAATTAA
- the ahbD gene encoding heme b synthase, with protein MVKPPRLIAWELTWGCNLSCVHCRGASTSEIPEGELSTYEAKHFVDEVAEIGDPILIITGGEPLTRKDVFEVARYATDKGLRVALATNGTLLDEDVVRKLKDAGVQRVSISIDGSTAKTHDEFRGVPGAFEGAMRGIEYLKKGGLGFQINTTVTKRNLDEIPDILDLATEIGAEALHIFLLVPTGRGKNLENEEIPPVEYERVLNWFYDQQKHVSIQLKATCAPHYFRIMRQRAKREGIEVSVKTHGYEAMTRGCLGGTSFCFVSSTGDVQPCGYLPVVAGNIKEQSFREIWEDSKLFTDLRDFDSLGGKCGKCGYKGVCGGCRARAYAATGDYMAEEPYCIYVPR; from the coding sequence ATGGTAAAACCTCCACGACTTATCGCATGGGAACTGACATGGGGTTGCAATCTTTCTTGTGTCCATTGCAGGGGTGCATCAACCTCAGAGATACCTGAAGGTGAGCTCTCTACATATGAAGCAAAGCACTTCGTTGACGAGGTCGCAGAAATTGGTGATCCTATCCTCATTATTACTGGTGGGGAACCACTTACCCGAAAGGACGTTTTCGAGGTTGCCAGATATGCCACTGACAAAGGTCTGCGTGTTGCTCTTGCCACAAACGGTACTCTTCTTGATGAGGACGTTGTGAGAAAGCTCAAAGATGCCGGTGTCCAGCGAGTAAGCATCAGCATTGATGGCTCGACAGCAAAGACACACGATGAGTTCCGTGGAGTACCCGGTGCATTCGAAGGTGCCATGCGTGGGATCGAATATCTCAAAAAAGGTGGTCTTGGCTTCCAGATAAACACCACGGTCACAAAAAGGAACCTTGACGAGATCCCTGATATACTTGATCTTGCAACAGAGATCGGAGCAGAGGCTCTTCATATATTCCTTCTTGTTCCAACAGGCAGGGGCAAGAACCTTGAGAATGAAGAGATTCCTCCGGTTGAATATGAGCGTGTTCTAAACTGGTTCTATGACCAGCAGAAACATGTCAGTATCCAGCTTAAGGCAACCTGTGCCCCTCATTATTTCAGGATAATGCGTCAGCGTGCTAAAAGGGAAGGCATAGAGGTCAGTGTTAAGACGCATGGGTATGAGGCCATGACTCGTGGATGTCTTGGAGGCACAAGCTTCTGTTTTGTTTCAAGCACCGGTGACGTTCAACCATGCGGTTACTTGCCTGTGGTTGCCGGGAACATAAAGGAGCAGAGCTTCAGGGAGATCTGGGAAGATTCCAAACTGTTCACCGATCTCAGGGACTTTGATAGTCTGGGTGGAAAGTGTGGAAAATGTGGCTATAAAGGTGTTTGTGGCGGCTGTCGTGCTCGTGCTTATGCTGCTACTGGTGACTACATGGCCGAAGAGCCGTACTGTATATATGTGCCTCGGTAA
- a CDS encoding CcmD family protein, with protein MALGIQALQTAFVITWIVLISYIIYLIYNRSQLVSKIRKLK; from the coding sequence ATGGCACTGGGAATACAGGCATTGCAGACAGCTTTTGTAATTACATGGATAGTGCTGATATCATACATTATTTATCTCATATACAACCGTTCACAATTGGTTTCCAAAATTCGGAAGCTTAAATGA
- a CDS encoding cytochrome c maturation protein CcmE domain-containing protein: MDKKRKTIFTIIAIVAVMTIGLWGVDVEQGYYMVSDITADPQEHLDQKVNTMGIVKNGTLSISPEMTTFTLTDAEDENYEINVEYSADLPANLAEGKSISLTGTMVSETMIDAEQIVMGCPSKYSE; this comes from the coding sequence ATGGATAAAAAACGAAAGACGATCTTCACCATAATTGCCATTGTAGCAGTGATGACGATTGGACTCTGGGGCGTAGATGTTGAGCAAGGGTATTATATGGTATCTGATATCACAGCAGACCCACAGGAACATTTAGACCAGAAGGTCAACACCATGGGAATTGTGAAAAATGGAACCCTTAGCATTTCACCTGAAATGACCACATTCACATTGACAGATGCAGAAGATGAGAACTATGAAATAAATGTAGAATACTCTGCAGATCTTCCTGCAAACCTGGCAGAAGGAAAAAGTATCAGCCTGACAGGAACCATGGTATCTGAAACAATGATAGATGCAGAACAGATAGTCATGGGCTGTCCGTCAAAGTACTCCGAATAA
- a CDS encoding polyprenyl synthetase family protein, producing MNIEEWEEYRHINDSMNDMINSMDDSSQMKSVVGHICRSGGKRVRPIMLMLCSQICGSDSEEGINAALAIELIHSASLIHDDILDEGVIRRGVESAHKKFGPAAAMLAGDYMISKSIELIASYGAPVVRAFGRAGMAMAEGETIDIKSTTVTFEDDNYFDCIDKKTASLFAASATMGAYIAGADEATAELLKDYGEKLGIAYQIVDDILEYTESADDKRSDHESISLLQIYQKDMSRKQAVQKATEIAMEYVKMAKEILSNFEPSDSRNKLLEITDYITIDMLPK from the coding sequence ATGAACATCGAAGAATGGGAAGAATACCGACATATCAATGATTCAATGAACGATATGATCAACAGTATGGACGATTCATCCCAAATGAAATCGGTGGTCGGCCATATTTGCAGATCAGGCGGCAAGAGGGTCAGACCAATTATGCTGATGCTCTGCTCCCAAATATGCGGAAGTGATTCGGAAGAAGGAATTAATGCTGCCCTTGCGATAGAACTTATCCACTCGGCATCCCTTATCCACGATGACATCCTTGATGAGGGAGTGATAAGGAGAGGTGTTGAATCCGCACACAAGAAATTCGGACCCGCAGCTGCAATGCTTGCAGGCGACTATATGATCTCAAAGTCCATCGAGCTTATAGCATCATATGGTGCCCCGGTAGTCAGGGCATTCGGAAGGGCAGGGATGGCAATGGCCGAAGGAGAGACCATTGACATAAAAAGCACAACCGTAACCTTCGAAGACGATAACTATTTTGACTGCATTGATAAGAAAACCGCATCCCTTTTCGCTGCAAGTGCAACCATGGGAGCTTATATTGCAGGAGCGGATGAAGCTACAGCAGAACTCTTGAAAGACTACGGAGAGAAGCTGGGAATAGCATACCAAATAGTAGATGACATTCTGGAATATACAGAGAGTGCAGATGATAAAAGATCAGATCACGAATCCATTTCCCTGCTACAAATATATCAGAAGGACATGAGCCGGAAGCAGGCTGTCCAAAAAGCAACCGAAATTGCAATGGAATATGTGAAAATGGCAAAAGAGATACTTTCTAATTTTGAACCATCGGATTCAAGGAACAAACTTCTTGAGATCACAGACTACATAACCATTGATATGCTTCCAAAATAA